In Triticum aestivum cultivar Chinese Spring chromosome 5B, IWGSC CS RefSeq v2.1, whole genome shotgun sequence, the following proteins share a genomic window:
- the LOC123112176 gene encoding junctophilin-1 has protein sequence MDGHGAGAGKLTRTPSSLLRSPTVRNCSSFQAVLVEDPEPDDKKSQAPAQGKALHPHRLRPGGPPHPALILALPLALLLLLLLLRDDRHLLLLAAAATAALAAAAAAARLLRGRLRMRRSSQTGSVQWFIGDEDDRTHHARDNGKGRGGAAAHGRVVREGVEFYSNGDCYEGEFHKGRCNGSGVYNFFGKGKYEGDWVDGKYDGYGIESWARGSRYRGQYRQGLRHGHGVYRFYSGDCYAGEWAGGQSHGIGAQTCSDGSSYVGEFKCGVKHGLGSYHFRNGDRYAGEYFGDKIHGFGVYRFANGHCYEGSWHEGKKQGFGMYTFRNGDKRSGEWDFGTLKSPLPPTDPSVERAVQAAQRAAENAFHLPRVDEQVHKVVMAANRAATAARVAAIKAVQNRMDGKFCDTYV, from the exons ATGGACGGCCACGGGGCCGGCGCGGGCAAGCTCACGCGGACGCCCTCCTCGCTGCTGCGCTCCCCGACTGTGCGCAACTGCTCCTCCTTCCAGGCGGTGCTGGTCGAGGACCCCGAGCCCGACGACAAGAAGTCGCAGGCGCCGGCGCAGGGCAAGGCGCTGCACCCGCACCGCCTCCGCCCGGGCGGCCCGCCCCACCCGGCCCTCATCCTCGCGCTCCCCCTCGCcctgctcctcctgctgctcctcctccGCGACGACCGCCACCTACTCCTCCTCGCggctgccgccaccgccgcgctcgccgcggcggccgcggccgcgcgcctcctccgcggccgcctGCGGATGCGCCGCTCCTCGCAGACCGGCTCCGTGCAGTGGTTCATCGGCGACGAGGACGACAGGACGCACCACGCCCGGGACAACGGCAAGGGCAGGGGCGGCGCCGCCGCGCACGGCCGCGTGGTGCGGGAGGGCGTCGAGTTCTACAGCAATGGCGACTGCTACGAGGGGGAGTTCCACAAGGGCCGCTGCAACGGCAGCGGCGTCTACAACTTCTTCGGCAAGGGCAAGTACGAGGGGGACTGGGTCGACGGCAAGTACGACGGCTACGGCATCGAGAGCTGGGCGCGCGGCAGCCGCTACCGCGGCCAGTaccgccagggcctccgccacgGCCACGGGGTCTACCGCTTCTACAGCGGCGACTGCTACGCCGGCGAGTGGGCCGGCGGCCAGAGCCACGGCATCGGCGCGCAGACTTGCTCCGACGGGAGCTCCTATGTAGGGGAGTTCAAGTGCGGCGTCAAGCACGGCCTCGGCAGCTACCATTTCCG AAATGGTGATCGCTATGCCGGGGAGTACTTCGGGGACAAGATCCACGGCTTCGGTGTCTACCGCTTTGCCAATGGCCATTGCTACGAAGGCTCCTGGCATGAAGGCAAGAAGCAGGGATTCGGAATGTACACGTTTCGGAACGGCGACAAGCGATCCGGGGAGTGGGACTTCGGGACTCTCAAGAGCCCCCTGCCCCCAACAGATCCTTCCGTCGAGCGTGCCGTGCAG GCTGCGCAACGGGCCGCGGAGAACGCCTTCCACCTGCCGAGAGTCGACGAGCAGGTGCACAAGGTGGTCATGGCCGCGAACAGGGCAGCcacggcggcgcgggtggcggcgatCAAGGCGGTCCAGAACAGGATGGACGGGAAATTCTGCGATACCTATGTGTGA